In a single window of the Flavobacterium sp. W4I14 genome:
- a CDS encoding thiol-disulfide isomerase/thioredoxin (product_source=COG0526; cath_funfam=3.40.30.10; cleavage_site_network=SignalP-noTM; cog=COG0526; pfam=PF13905; superfamily=52833,58064): MKNLKITLCLTLLLASSALNGKAFTDSVWVNIKITDTSFNHKTPKLYLQKLGDKVRTSISPNRIKDGQFVFTFKNENYFECIVRFDPDNTSFVPFYLSPESSHVEVEYFFPSTNKMAFINRSRGSKAQADIKRIEDRTNEILHQNDEKLRLKYQDYNKIASRADIRNERYNLNLKDRFEFIKKLSYDTTVYAPVLYLNIINSFDDWSIDQLKAFLFHQNPREAVSIYEEIKGNIAIKEAAFKDEKLKATLLKNAEIQLAIKTINQKYVYLSFWASWCGPCRSHNKTLKSANYKNLGFIGISFDKNLVDMIRAGKEDDIDKWKQVQIKEGFESEIAKSFGINALPGNILLNDKREIIGINVSDQTLEYLIFQK, encoded by the coding sequence ATGAAAAATCTAAAAATAACGTTATGCCTCACCTTACTACTTGCATCCTCAGCACTGAATGGTAAAGCTTTTACTGACTCTGTTTGGGTAAATATTAAGATTACAGACACCTCATTCAACCATAAAACCCCAAAACTTTATCTCCAAAAACTGGGAGACAAAGTTCGAACATCAATATCCCCTAACAGAATTAAGGATGGTCAGTTCGTATTTACATTTAAAAATGAAAATTATTTTGAATGCATAGTACGTTTCGATCCTGACAATACTTCATTCGTACCCTTCTATCTATCTCCAGAAAGCAGCCATGTCGAAGTTGAATATTTTTTCCCATCAACAAACAAAATGGCTTTTATCAATCGATCAAGAGGCTCTAAAGCACAAGCTGATATTAAAAGGATTGAAGACAGAACTAATGAAATACTACATCAAAATGATGAAAAGCTTAGGCTTAAATATCAAGATTACAACAAGATAGCTTCGCGGGCAGATATCCGAAACGAAAGGTATAACCTTAATCTGAAAGATAGATTTGAGTTTATCAAGAAACTATCTTACGACACGACTGTTTATGCCCCGGTCTTATATTTGAATATTATTAATTCATTTGATGATTGGTCGATTGATCAGCTTAAAGCTTTTTTATTTCATCAAAACCCAAGAGAAGCGGTTAGTATTTACGAGGAAATTAAAGGGAACATTGCTATCAAAGAGGCGGCATTTAAAGACGAAAAGCTCAAAGCAACGCTCCTTAAAAACGCTGAAATACAATTGGCGATTAAGACTATAAATCAGAAGTACGTTTATCTGTCATTTTGGGCATCATGGTGTGGCCCTTGTCGGTCACATAACAAAACGCTTAAGTCAGCAAACTATAAAAATTTAGGCTTTATAGGCATATCATTCGATAAAAATTTAGTTGATATGATTAGAGCAGGCAAAGAAGATGATATTGACAAGTGGAAACAGGTTCAGATAAAAGAAGGCTTTGAATCTGAAATAGCAAAAAGCTTTGGTATTAATGCTTTGCCCGGAAATATTCTTTTAAACGATAAAAGAGAAATAATCGGTATTAATGTTTCTGATCAAACATTGGAGTACCTCATCTTTCAAAAGTAG
- a CDS encoding PhnB protein (product_source=KO:K04750; cog=COG2764; ko=KO:K04750; pfam=PF06983; superfamily=54593) produces the protein MASMHPYLNFDGKAEEAFNFYKSVFGGEFTFFAKMGDAPESVKLTEEEKNRVMHVALPINEHTVLMASDCVPSAGHVLKEGNNMYINLNAESREEADRLFNGLSAGGSIEMPMDDMFWGDYFGSFKDRFGIQWMVNFSNAK, from the coding sequence ATGGCAAGCATGCACCCTTACTTAAACTTCGACGGCAAGGCCGAAGAAGCTTTTAATTTTTATAAATCGGTTTTCGGAGGAGAATTTACCTTCTTTGCAAAAATGGGCGATGCACCCGAATCGGTTAAATTAACCGAGGAGGAAAAAAACCGTGTAATGCATGTCGCCCTACCCATTAATGAGCATACGGTTTTAATGGCCTCCGACTGTGTACCATCGGCAGGGCATGTACTTAAAGAAGGCAATAACATGTACATTAACCTCAATGCCGAGAGCCGCGAAGAGGCCGATCGCCTATTTAACGGCCTTTCAGCAGGTGGCTCCATTGAAATGCCAATGGACGATATGTTCTGGGGCGATTACTTCGGTAGCTTTAAAGACAGGTTCGGTATCCAATGGATGGTTAATTTTAGCAATGCTAAATAG